Proteins encoded in a region of the Variovorax sp. PAMC 28711 genome:
- a CDS encoding HutD/Ves family protein, with product MTVQRFSQESATATAWKNGGGSTREIGSWPPGSGLDDFDWRVSIATIEASGPFSVFTGVDRTIMLLAGDGVQLRGEGVKHLLDTLHEPFAFSGDVAIQCTLLGGESTDFNVMSRRGRCRAEVRIVEDRPALLQRSRRGLLMSIDGHWRVSGSQLTQGQGIWWADEAQEWDLEPASRGARLVVVDIHDADEIESSP from the coding sequence ATGACAGTTCAACGATTCAGCCAGGAAAGCGCAACGGCCACCGCCTGGAAGAATGGCGGCGGCAGCACACGCGAGATCGGGAGCTGGCCGCCCGGTTCCGGGCTCGACGATTTCGATTGGCGCGTCAGCATCGCGACCATCGAGGCCAGCGGCCCGTTCTCGGTTTTCACAGGGGTCGACCGCACGATCATGCTGCTCGCAGGCGACGGCGTGCAGTTAAGGGGTGAGGGCGTGAAACATCTGCTCGACACGCTGCACGAGCCTTTCGCTTTCAGCGGCGATGTCGCGATCCAGTGCACGCTGCTCGGCGGTGAGTCGACCGATTTCAACGTGATGAGCCGTCGCGGCCGTTGCCGTGCCGAAGTGCGGATCGTGGAAGACCGGCCGGCGCTGCTGCAACGCTCGCGCCGCGGCCTCCTCATGAGCATCGACGGCCACTGGCGTGTCAGCGGCTCGCAGCTGACGCAAGGGCAGGGCATCTGGTGGGCCGACGAGGCGCAGGAATGGGATCTGGAGCCGGCCAGCCGCGGCGCGCGCCTGGTGGTCGTGGACATCCACGACGCCGACGAGATCGAGTCGAGTCCGTGA
- the hutU gene encoding urocanate hydratase, which translates to MNAPEKFLNATLADPRHDPSRVVRSPRGTELSCKSWLTEAPFRMLQNNLDPEVAERPQDLVVYGGIGRAARNWECFDQILESLKVLEDDESLLIQSGKPVGVFKTHANAPRVLIANSNLVPKWATWDKFNELDRAGLFMYGQMTAGSWIYIGAQGIVQGTFETFVEAGRQHYDNDLAGKWILTAGLGGMGGAQPLAGVLAGACVLAIECQQSSIDFRLRTRYVDKQAKDLDDALALIAHHTAMKEAVSIALLGNAAEIVPELVKRAKAGTAIRPDLVTDQTSAHDLINGYLPSGWTVPQWQAAMKDPAQHAALTDAAAKSCVKHVQAMLDFQAMGIPTVDYGNNIRQVAFDEGLANAFDFPGFVPAYIRPLFCEGKGPFRWVALSGDPEDIYKTDAKIKELFPDNTHTHRWLDMARERIAFQGLPARICWLGLGERDKAGLAFNEMVKSGELKGPIVIGRDHLDTGSVASPNRETESMKDGTDAVSDWPLLNALLNTAGGATWVSLHHGGGVGMGYSQHAGMVIVADGTDAAAARLARVLVNDCGSGVMRHADAGYEEAFATAKKHKLNLPMVK; encoded by the coding sequence ATGAACGCCCCCGAAAAGTTTCTGAACGCCACGCTGGCCGATCCGCGTCACGACCCGAGCCGCGTGGTGCGCTCGCCGCGCGGCACCGAACTGAGCTGCAAGAGCTGGCTCACCGAAGCGCCGTTCCGCATGCTGCAGAACAACCTCGACCCCGAAGTGGCCGAGCGTCCGCAAGACCTCGTGGTGTACGGCGGCATCGGCCGGGCGGCGCGCAACTGGGAATGCTTCGACCAAATCCTCGAATCGCTCAAGGTGCTGGAAGACGACGAGTCGCTGCTCATCCAGTCGGGCAAGCCGGTCGGCGTGTTCAAGACGCACGCGAATGCGCCGCGCGTGCTCATCGCCAACTCCAACCTCGTGCCCAAGTGGGCGACGTGGGACAAGTTCAACGAGCTCGACCGTGCCGGGCTCTTCATGTACGGCCAGATGACGGCCGGCAGCTGGATCTACATCGGCGCGCAGGGCATCGTGCAGGGCACCTTCGAGACCTTCGTCGAAGCCGGCCGCCAGCACTACGACAACGATCTCGCCGGCAAGTGGATCCTCACCGCCGGGCTCGGCGGCATGGGCGGCGCGCAGCCGCTGGCGGGCGTGCTGGCCGGCGCCTGCGTGCTGGCCATCGAGTGCCAGCAGTCGAGCATCGACTTCCGCTTGCGCACGCGCTACGTCGACAAGCAGGCCAAAGACCTGGACGATGCGCTTGCACTCATCGCGCACCACACGGCGATGAAGGAAGCCGTGTCGATCGCGCTGCTCGGCAACGCGGCCGAGATCGTGCCCGAGCTGGTCAAGCGCGCGAAGGCCGGCACCGCGATCCGGCCCGACCTCGTGACCGACCAGACCTCCGCGCACGACCTGATCAACGGCTACCTGCCAAGCGGCTGGACCGTGCCGCAATGGCAGGCCGCGATGAAAGACCCGGCGCAGCACGCGGCGCTCACCGACGCGGCCGCGAAGTCGTGCGTGAAGCATGTGCAGGCGATGCTCGACTTCCAGGCCATGGGCATCCCGACGGTCGACTACGGCAACAACATCCGCCAGGTCGCGTTCGACGAAGGCCTGGCCAACGCCTTCGACTTCCCCGGCTTCGTGCCGGCCTACATCCGCCCGCTGTTCTGCGAAGGCAAGGGCCCGTTCCGCTGGGTCGCGCTGTCCGGTGACCCCGAAGACATCTACAAGACCGATGCGAAGATCAAGGAGCTGTTTCCCGACAACACCCACACGCACCGCTGGCTCGACATGGCGCGCGAGCGCATCGCCTTTCAGGGCCTTCCCGCGCGCATCTGCTGGCTCGGCCTCGGCGAGCGCGACAAGGCCGGCCTCGCCTTCAACGAGATGGTGAAGTCGGGCGAGCTGAAGGGGCCGATCGTGATCGGCCGCGACCACCTGGACACCGGCTCGGTCGCGAGCCCCAACCGCGAGACCGAATCGATGAAGGACGGCACCGATGCCGTTTCCGACTGGCCGCTGCTCAACGCGCTTCTCAACACCGCGGGCGGCGCGACCTGGGTGAGTCTTCACCACGGCGGCGGTGTCGGCATGGGCTACTCGCAGCACGCGGGCATGGTGATCGTCGCGGACGGCACCGATGCCGCCGCGGCGCGCCTGGCGCGGGTGCTGGTCAACGATTGCGGCTCCGGCGTGATGCGCCACGCCGACGCCGGCTACGAGGAAGCCTTCGCGACCGCGAAGAAGCACAAGCTGAACCTGCCGATGGTGAAGTAG
- the hutH gene encoding histidine ammonia-lyase, producing the protein MTTTLTPGQVHLALLRRIYAGGVSLALDPATAGGMEAARAAVQHIVDNDEVVYGINTGFGKLASTRIGNDHLATLQRNLVLSHSVGTGEPLDAAVVRLVLATKAVSLARGHSGVRPALVEALLALFNAGVTPRIPCKGSVGASGDLAPLAHMACVLIGEGEAITADGQTVSGAEAMRSIGLAPFVLGPKEGLALLNGTQVSTALALAGLFGAENVFASALMSGALSLEAIQGSIKPFDARIHAARGQPGQMAVAGAVRTLLDGSEIVPSHADCGRVQDPYSVRCIPQVMGACLDNLTHAARVLVIEANAASDNPLVFTDTGEVISGGNFHAEPVAFAADILALAIAEIGAIAERRIALLLDTGLSGLPPFLVHDGGLNSGFMIAQVTAAALASENKSLAHPASVDSLPTSANQEDHVSMATFAARRLGDMVNNTAVVVGIEAMCAAQGIELKRGLKSSPLVEAEFTTIRAQVAYLERDRYLAPDIEAMRRWALAAALPGALLNILPSHLPGDTP; encoded by the coding sequence ATGACAACCACCCTCACGCCCGGCCAGGTCCACCTCGCACTGCTGCGCCGCATTTACGCGGGCGGCGTCTCGCTGGCGCTCGACCCGGCGACCGCTGGCGGCATGGAAGCGGCACGCGCCGCGGTGCAGCACATCGTCGACAACGACGAGGTGGTCTACGGCATCAACACCGGCTTCGGCAAGCTCGCGAGCACGCGCATCGGCAACGACCACCTGGCCACGCTGCAGCGCAACCTCGTGCTCTCGCACAGCGTGGGCACCGGCGAGCCGCTCGATGCGGCCGTGGTGCGTCTCGTGCTCGCGACCAAGGCAGTGAGCCTCGCGCGCGGGCACTCGGGGGTGCGGCCTGCGCTGGTCGAGGCGCTGCTCGCGCTCTTCAACGCGGGCGTCACGCCGCGCATTCCGTGCAAGGGGTCGGTCGGCGCCTCGGGCGACCTCGCGCCGCTCGCGCACATGGCCTGCGTGCTGATCGGCGAAGGCGAAGCGATCACCGCAGACGGCCAGACAGTGAGCGGTGCCGAAGCGATGCGCAGCATCGGCCTCGCGCCCTTCGTGCTCGGCCCGAAAGAAGGGCTCGCACTGCTCAACGGCACGCAGGTGTCGACCGCGCTCGCGCTCGCCGGCCTGTTCGGCGCGGAGAACGTGTTCGCCTCCGCGCTGATGTCGGGCGCGCTGTCGCTCGAAGCGATCCAGGGCTCGATCAAGCCCTTCGATGCGCGCATCCACGCAGCGCGCGGCCAGCCGGGCCAGATGGCGGTGGCGGGCGCGGTGCGCACGCTGCTCGACGGCAGCGAGATCGTGCCGTCGCATGCCGACTGCGGCCGCGTGCAAGACCCGTACTCGGTGCGCTGCATCCCGCAGGTGATGGGCGCGTGCCTCGACAACCTGACGCACGCGGCGCGCGTGCTGGTGATCGAAGCCAACGCGGCGTCGGACAACCCGCTCGTCTTTACCGACACCGGTGAGGTGATCTCCGGTGGCAACTTCCACGCCGAACCCGTCGCCTTCGCCGCCGACATCCTCGCGCTCGCGATCGCCGAGATTGGCGCGATCGCCGAGCGCCGCATCGCGCTGCTGCTCGACACCGGCCTCTCGGGCCTGCCGCCGTTCCTCGTGCACGACGGCGGACTCAACTCCGGTTTCATGATCGCGCAGGTCACCGCTGCCGCGCTCGCCTCGGAGAACAAGTCGCTCGCGCATCCGGCCAGCGTGGACAGCCTGCCGACATCGGCCAACCAGGAAGACCATGTGTCGATGGCCACCTTCGCGGCACGCCGGCTCGGCGACATGGTGAACAACACCGCGGTCGTGGTCGGCATCGAGGCGATGTGCGCCGCACAAGGCATCGAACTCAAGCGGGGCCTGAAAAGCTCGCCGCTTGTCGAGGCCGAATTCACGACGATCCGCGCGCAGGTCGCCTACCTCGAACGTGACCGCTACCTCGCGCCCGACATCGAAGCCATGCGCCGCTGGGCGCTCGCGGCTGCGCTGCCCGGCGCCTTGCTGAACATCCTCCCCAGCCACCTCCCAGGAGACACGCCATGA
- the hutC gene encoding histidine utilization repressor, whose translation MKRDLPSLALYAQIKEHISRKIQDGTWPAGHRLPSEHELVAQFGISRMTVNRALRELVEQGRITRVAGVGSFVAENKPQSTLLQIANIASEIRQRGHDYRCRMLTVERLTASPDVAAWLDLRAGASVFHSACLHLENATPVQLEERYVNPQVVPDFLEQDFEAVPPSEYLVRNVPFDQIEHLVDAVLPTAEQAAMLAMEASEPCLLLTRRTWTRNVPVTWVRCLHPASRYRLGSRFRADGNPTS comes from the coding sequence ATGAAACGCGACCTGCCTTCGCTCGCGCTCTACGCGCAAATCAAGGAGCACATCTCCCGCAAGATCCAGGACGGCACCTGGCCGGCGGGGCACCGGCTGCCTTCGGAGCACGAGCTGGTCGCGCAGTTCGGCATTTCGCGCATGACGGTGAACCGCGCGCTGCGCGAGCTGGTGGAGCAGGGCCGCATCACGCGCGTGGCCGGTGTCGGCAGCTTCGTGGCCGAGAACAAGCCGCAGTCGACCTTGCTGCAGATCGCCAACATCGCGAGCGAGATTCGCCAGCGCGGCCACGACTACCGCTGCCGCATGCTGACGGTCGAGCGCCTCACCGCCTCGCCCGACGTGGCGGCGTGGCTCGACCTGCGCGCCGGCGCCTCGGTGTTCCACAGCGCCTGCCTGCACCTGGAGAACGCCACGCCGGTGCAGCTCGAAGAGCGCTACGTCAATCCGCAGGTCGTGCCCGACTTTCTGGAGCAGGATTTCGAAGCCGTGCCGCCGAGCGAGTACCTGGTGCGCAACGTGCCCTTCGACCAGATCGAACACCTCGTCGACGCGGTGCTGCCGACCGCCGAACAGGCCGCGATGCTGGCGATGGAAGCGAGCGAGCCCTGTCTTTTGCTCACGCGCCGCACCTGGACGCGCAACGTGCCGGTGACCTGGGTGCGCTGCCTGCATCCGGCGTCGCGCTACCGGCTCGGCAGTCGGTTCCGCGCGGACGGCAACCCGACGTCCTGA
- a CDS encoding ABC transporter ATP-binding protein, which yields MNQLSIQGVSRVFEGTKGQRTQALQPIDFEVKENDFVTILGPSGCGKSTLLRIVAGLDFPTTGQVLLDGQHIDGPGADRGVVFQSYTLFPWLTIAQNIRFGLRERGMSEAAQKERSDFFIAKVGLRGFENHFPKQLSGGMQQRTAIARALANDPKMLLLDEPFGALDNQTRVLMQELLLGIWESAQKTVLFVTHDIDEAIFMANRVAVFSARPGRIKTEIAVDFPHPRHYTIKTSPEFMEIKARLTEEIRAESMASADH from the coding sequence ATGAACCAACTCTCCATCCAGGGCGTCTCGCGCGTCTTCGAGGGCACCAAGGGCCAGCGCACGCAGGCGTTGCAGCCGATCGATTTCGAGGTGAAGGAAAACGATTTCGTCACGATCCTCGGCCCGTCGGGTTGCGGCAAGTCGACGCTGCTGCGCATCGTCGCGGGGCTCGACTTCCCGACCACCGGCCAGGTGCTGCTCGACGGCCAGCACATCGATGGTCCCGGCGCGGACCGCGGCGTGGTGTTCCAGAGCTACACGCTGTTCCCGTGGCTCACCATCGCGCAGAACATCCGCTTCGGCTTGCGTGAACGCGGCATGAGCGAAGCCGCGCAGAAAGAGCGCAGCGATTTCTTTATCGCGAAGGTCGGCCTGCGCGGTTTCGAGAACCACTTTCCCAAGCAGCTCTCGGGCGGCATGCAGCAGCGCACGGCCATCGCCCGCGCCCTCGCCAACGACCCCAAGATGCTGCTGCTCGACGAGCCCTTCGGCGCGCTCGACAACCAGACCCGCGTGCTGATGCAGGAGCTGCTGCTCGGCATCTGGGAGTCGGCGCAGAAGACGGTGCTCTTCGTCACGCACGACATCGACGAGGCGATCTTCATGGCGAACCGCGTGGCGGTGTTCAGCGCGCGGCCGGGCCGCATCAAGACCGAGATCGCGGTCGACTTCCCGCATCCGCGCCACTACACGATCAAGACCTCGCCCGAGTTCATGGAAATCAAGGCGCGCCTGACGGAAGAGATCCGCGCCGAGTCGATGGCGTCGGCCGATCACTGA
- a CDS encoding ABC transporter permease gives MIRRRPIAPLEPVGSQARWMLGVGFFVLFVAVWSFFTLGGFVSPTFLASPVTMVKEGWLLFTEFDFLHDIGMTVWRVFGGFVLATIVAVPLGIAMGAWKPVEAFFEPFVSFCRYLPASAFIPLLILWAGIGETQKLLVIFIGSVFQIILMVAVIVGGARKDLVEAAYTLGANSKGIVKRVLIPGAAPGIAETLRLVLGWAWTYVIVAELIGSSSGIGHMITDSQALLNTGQIIFGIIVIGIIGLVSDFAFKALNKRLFGWASL, from the coding sequence GTGATCCGGCGCCGCCCGATCGCCCCGCTGGAGCCGGTGGGGAGCCAGGCCCGCTGGATGCTGGGCGTCGGCTTCTTCGTGCTGTTCGTGGCGGTGTGGTCGTTCTTCACGCTGGGCGGCTTCGTGTCGCCCACCTTCCTGGCCAGCCCGGTCACGATGGTGAAGGAGGGCTGGCTGCTCTTCACCGAGTTCGACTTCCTCCACGACATCGGCATGACGGTGTGGCGCGTGTTCGGCGGCTTCGTGCTGGCCACGATCGTGGCGGTGCCGCTGGGCATCGCAATGGGCGCGTGGAAGCCGGTCGAAGCTTTCTTCGAGCCCTTCGTTTCCTTCTGCCGCTACCTGCCGGCGTCGGCCTTCATTCCGCTGCTCATCCTGTGGGCGGGCATCGGCGAGACGCAGAAGCTGCTGGTGATCTTCATCGGTTCGGTGTTCCAGATCATCCTCATGGTCGCGGTCATCGTGGGCGGTGCGCGCAAGGACCTCGTGGAGGCGGCGTACACGCTGGGCGCGAACAGCAAGGGCATCGTCAAACGCGTGCTGATTCCGGGCGCTGCACCCGGCATCGCCGAAACGCTGCGTCTCGTGCTCGGCTGGGCCTGGACCTACGTGATCGTGGCCGAACTGATCGGCTCGTCGTCGGGCATCGGCCACATGATCACCGACAGCCAGGCGCTGTTGAACACCGGCCAGATCATCTTCGGGATCATCGTGATCGGCATCATCGGACTCGTGTCGGACTTTGCGTTCAAGGCATTGAACAAGCGCTTATTTGGATGGGCCTCGCTGTGA